The genomic region CGGCGCAGCTCCTCGAGCAGCTCGAAACCCGAGCCGTCGGGCAGCTTGAGGTCCAGCAGCAGGGCGTCGGGGGAGCGTTCGGCCAGGGCGGCCCGGGCGGCGGCCAGGTCAGCCGCTGTGAGCGCTTCGAGTCCGTCGGCCTCGAGGGCCTTTTTCAGGCCCCGCCGCAGGGCGGCCTCGTCGTCGACTACCAGGATGGTTGCCGCTCGGCTCATCTTCGCTCGGTGGTTCGGCCGCGGCTCCAGGCGACCAGGCGCTTGAGCCCTTCGTGCAGCTCGATCTTGGGCACCCAGCCCAGGATCTCGCGGATGCGGGTGTAGTCCAGGGCGATGCGCTTGACCTCGAGGGGCTCCGGGGCGTGCTCGGTCGTGCCGCGATAGCCGGTCAGGGCGGCCAGCTCGCGGTAGATCTCGTTGACGCTGGACTCGAGGCCGGTACCGACGTTGAAGACCCGCTCGGCGGGCTCCTCGATCTCGGCGGCCAAGCGAACGGCCTCGACGACGTCGGCGACGTAGACGTAGTCCCGGGTGTTGTCGCCGGAGCCGTTGATCGTCGGCACTTCGCCGGCCAGCAGCTTGCCGGTAAAGATGGCGCAGACGCCGGCCTCGCCGCGCTGATCCTGACGCGGGCCGTAGACGTTGCCCGGCCGCAGCACGACGTAATCCAGTCCGTCGGACAGCCCGTAAAGCCTGAGGTAGTGTTCCGGGGTGTACTTGGTCAGGCCGTAGGCGCTCAGCGGCTCGACGGGGTGCTCCTCGTCGCAGGGCAGGTACTGCGGCTCGCCGTAGACCGCCCCGCCCGAGGAGATATAGACCAGACGCCCGACCCCCGTCCGCACCGCGTGGTGGATGACGTTGAGCGAGCCGAGGACGTTGTAGCGGGCGTCGAGCAGGTGATCCTCGCAGCGCACCCGCACCTGGGCCGCGGCGTGGACCACCAGCTCCGGCCGGACCTCGCCGA from Candidatus Coatesbacteria bacterium harbors:
- a CDS encoding NAD-dependent epimerase/dehydratase family protein, encoding MRVLVTGGAGFIGSHIADRLAARGDEVCVVDNLYSGRRENLDPQRRFDEVDVSTAELGRVFGEVRPELVVHAAAQVRVRCEDHLLDARYNVLGSLNVIHHAVRTGVGRLVYISSGGAVYGEPQYLPCDEEHPVEPLSAYGLTKYTPEHYLRLYGLSDGLDYVVLRPGNVYGPRQDQRGEAGVCAIFTGKLLAGEVPTINGSGDNTRDYVYVADVVEAVRLAAEIEEPAERVFNVGTGLESSVNEIYRELAALTGYRGTTEHAPEPLEVKRIALDYTRIREILGWVPKIELHEGLKRLVAWSRGRTTERR